In Liquorilactobacillus nagelii DSM 13675, the following proteins share a genomic window:
- a CDS encoding iron-sulfur cluster biosynthesis family protein, with protein sequence MYLTVTTPAAAKIKVAQRQHADSVLLLDFDDGVGSLSRVGTCALSSVFRVLLADPSLDLHDYDQDLESNIGAFKIKGYSKIYMDQQLKLDLNPKNQMLRLSGANAGELTAAMMFEVIPPNTSSSK encoded by the coding sequence ATGTATTTGACGGTTACCACACCAGCAGCAGCTAAAATTAAAGTAGCCCAACGACAGCATGCTGACTCGGTCTTGCTGTTAGACTTTGATGATGGGGTAGGGTCTTTATCCCGAGTGGGAACTTGTGCTCTGTCATCAGTTTTTCGGGTGTTGCTGGCCGATCCAAGTTTGGACTTACATGATTATGATCAGGACTTAGAATCAAATATTGGAGCTTTCAAAATCAAGGGCTACAGTAAGATCTACATGGATCAGCAGTTGAAGCTGGATTTAAATCCTAAAAATCAAATGTTGCGACTTTCCGGCGCTAATGCCGGCGAATTAACTGCGGCAATGATGTTTGAAGTTATCCCACCTAATACAAGTTCCAGCAAATAA
- a CDS encoding alpha/beta hydrolase, with amino-acid sequence MLKLRKKQWLLLVVCLVTVIIGGLFAASQYLYYFAFEPQPRLITKYKQAKATMLVKDQHWLDNAKQKNWYQTSATQNLQLHAVYFPATQKTNKTIVVAHGYRENHRSMASYIHLFHRQGYNVLAPDDRGAVGSEGKYIGFGWPDRLDYLKWLQLLLKKEGSQQKIGLFGVSMGGATVMMISGEHLPKQVKAICEDAGYSSIEGELTHELKAQFNLPKQPLITTADWAVQQHTGFSFKKASSVDQLKRNHLPTFFIHGGKDNFVPTRMVYQNYRASTGPKQLWVVPGAAHAMSYYDHPQLYSQKVSRFFAKYLK; translated from the coding sequence TTGTTAAAATTACGAAAAAAGCAATGGCTGTTATTGGTTGTTTGTTTAGTGACAGTCATCATCGGGGGATTGTTTGCAGCTAGTCAATATCTGTATTACTTTGCTTTTGAACCACAACCGCGTTTAATTACTAAGTATAAGCAAGCTAAAGCAACAATGTTAGTTAAAGACCAACACTGGTTAGACAATGCGAAACAAAAAAACTGGTATCAGACTTCAGCAACTCAAAATTTACAGTTACATGCAGTTTATTTTCCAGCAACTCAAAAAACAAATAAAACAATTGTCGTTGCTCATGGTTATCGTGAGAATCACCGGTCAATGGCTAGCTATATCCATCTATTTCATCGCCAAGGTTATAATGTTTTGGCGCCAGATGATCGTGGTGCCGTTGGCAGTGAAGGTAAGTATATTGGTTTTGGTTGGCCTGATCGACTTGATTATTTGAAGTGGTTACAGCTACTTTTGAAAAAAGAGGGTTCCCAGCAAAAAATTGGTTTGTTTGGCGTTAGCATGGGCGGTGCAACGGTGATGATGATCAGCGGTGAGCATTTACCCAAACAGGTTAAAGCTATTTGTGAAGATGCCGGTTATTCAAGTATTGAAGGTGAACTGACACATGAGTTAAAAGCTCAATTTAATTTGCCGAAACAACCATTGATTACGACTGCTGATTGGGCAGTTCAGCAACATACCGGTTTTAGTTTTAAAAAAGCAAGTTCAGTTGACCAATTAAAACGAAATCATCTACCAACGTTTTTTATTCACGGAGGAAAAGATAATTTTGTTCCAACAAGAATGGTCTACCAAAACTACCGAGCATCCACGGGTCCAAAACAGTTATGGGTAGTTCCAGGTGCGGCCCACGCGATGTCGTATTATGATCATCCACAGCTCTATTCGCAAAAAGTTAGTCGGTTTTTTGCTAAATATCTCAAATAA